The Vicia villosa cultivar HV-30 ecotype Madison, WI unplaced genomic scaffold, Vvil1.0 ctg.001290F_1_1, whole genome shotgun sequence genome includes a window with the following:
- the LOC131634401 gene encoding agamous-like MADS-box protein AGL80 yields the protein MTTKKLKLAFIEKDIARKLAYKNRKNSLVKKVEELTTLCGIDACAIIYGPYDPQPEIWPSPSGVQNVISKFKTASEYEQRKKMVNQESFLKERISKAEKQLNKQWRDNKEKETTMLIFQCLNAGGIVPNDSSVAGLNDLALMIDKNLMEIGRRIEISDSNSNIHQSQGENQITTAQFDPPLPLLQPPPPPPPTVSDVDEVEMMSRLGWL from the coding sequence ATGACTACAAAAAAGCTGAAGCTTGCTTTCATTGAGAAGGATATCGCAAGGAAATTAGCATACAAGAATAGGAAGAATAGTTTAGTGAAGAAGGTTGAGGAACTTACAACCCTTTGCGGTATCGATGCATGTGCCATTATTTATGGCCCCTACGATCCTCAACCTGAGATCTGGCCATCGCCGTCCGGAGTACAAAATGTGATTTCGAAGTTCAAGACAGCGTCTGAGTATGAACAAAGGAAAAAGATGGTAAATCAAGAGAGTTTTCTGAAAGAAAGGATTTCGAAGGCAGAAAAGCAACTTAATAAGCAATGGAGGGACAACAAAGAAAAGGAGACAACAATGCTCATATTTCAATGTCTTAATGCTGGGGGGATCGTGCCAAACGACAGCTCGGTGGCTGGTTTGAATGATCTTGCTTTGATGATTGATAAGAATCTGATGGAGATTGGCAGAAGGATAGAAATAAGTGATAGCAACAGTAATATTCATCAGAGCCAAGGTGAAAATCAAATCACAACCGCTCAATTTGATCCTCCACTGCCACTACTACAACCACCACCGCCACCACCACCAACAGTGTCTGATGTTGATGAAGTTGAAATGATGAGTAGGTTGGGATGGCTATGA